In one window of Leifsonia sp. NPDC080035 DNA:
- a CDS encoding alpha/beta hydrolase: MANQPVLFIHGLWLHASSWQPWIELFTAEGYAPVAPLWPGERDTVAATRDNPDDVADKGIDEVTKHFATIIEAMEVPPVIIGHSFGGLITEKLIGEGYGNAGVAIDPAQIKGVLPLPFRQLRASFPVLSNPANIHKPISLTRDQFAYGFANQLPEAEATELYERWTIPSTVRPIFQAAAANFRMHSETAVDTKNEDRGPLLLIAGGEDNTAPEVTTDATLKQYRDSNAVTELITFRDRGHSLVIDHGWREVATEVLVWLEQQGLRD, encoded by the coding sequence ATGGCGAACCAACCCGTTCTCTTCATCCACGGCCTCTGGTTGCACGCGAGCAGCTGGCAGCCCTGGATCGAGCTCTTCACGGCGGAGGGCTACGCTCCCGTCGCACCCCTGTGGCCCGGCGAGCGCGACACGGTCGCCGCCACCCGCGACAACCCCGACGACGTCGCCGACAAGGGCATCGACGAGGTGACCAAGCACTTCGCGACGATCATCGAGGCGATGGAGGTGCCTCCCGTCATCATCGGCCACTCGTTCGGCGGCCTCATCACCGAGAAGCTGATCGGCGAGGGCTACGGCAACGCGGGCGTCGCGATCGATCCGGCCCAGATCAAGGGCGTGCTGCCGCTCCCGTTCCGCCAGCTGCGCGCGTCGTTCCCCGTGCTGAGCAACCCGGCGAACATCCACAAGCCGATCTCGCTCACCCGTGACCAGTTCGCGTACGGCTTCGCGAACCAGCTGCCGGAGGCGGAGGCGACGGAGCTGTACGAACGCTGGACCATCCCCTCCACCGTCCGCCCGATCTTCCAGGCCGCCGCGGCGAATTTCCGTATGCACTCGGAGACGGCGGTCGACACGAAGAACGAGGACAGGGGCCCGCTGCTGCTCATCGCGGGCGGCGAGGACAACACGGCGCCGGAGGTGACGACGGACGCGACGCTCAAGCAGTACCGCGACTCCAACGCCGTCACCGAGCTGATCACCTTCCGCGACCGCGGTCACTCCCTCGTGATCGACCACGGCTGGCGCGAGGTCGCGACCGAGGTGCTGGTCTGGCTCGAACAGCAGGGCCTGCGCGACTGA
- a CDS encoding LLM class flavin-dependent oxidoreductase — protein sequence MKRIGFLSFGHYQAVPGSVVRTAADALLQTIELAEAAEEVGADGAFVRVHHFAPQLASPFPLLAAIGARTKRIEIGTGVIDMRYQNPLYMAEEAAAADLISGERLQLGVSRGSPEAALAGYESFGYVPGDGETDADMARRHTTLFRAAIAGEAMANANPQMTGSTGGFAIEPRSTTLPDRIWWGAGTRATAEWTAEQGMNLMSSTLLTEDTGVPFDQLQAEQITRFRETWSEMGWEREPRVSVSRSIIPITDEQSHRYFGARAQVEGRDQVGHLDGGLARFGRSYIGEPQKLVAELAEDEALRMADTVLVTVPNQLGVDFNAHLLSDIVAIGRELGWRD from the coding sequence GTGAAACGCATCGGCTTCCTCAGCTTCGGCCACTACCAGGCCGTCCCCGGCTCCGTCGTCCGCACGGCGGCGGACGCGCTCCTGCAGACCATCGAGCTCGCGGAGGCGGCGGAGGAGGTCGGCGCGGACGGCGCCTTCGTCCGCGTCCACCACTTCGCACCGCAGCTCGCCTCCCCGTTCCCGCTGCTCGCCGCGATCGGCGCGCGCACGAAGCGCATCGAGATCGGGACCGGCGTGATCGACATGCGCTACCAGAACCCGCTCTACATGGCGGAGGAGGCGGCCGCGGCCGACCTGATCAGCGGCGAGCGCCTGCAGCTCGGCGTGAGCCGTGGGTCACCCGAGGCAGCGCTGGCGGGCTACGAGTCGTTCGGCTACGTGCCGGGCGATGGCGAGACCGACGCGGACATGGCCCGCAGGCACACGACGTTGTTCCGCGCGGCGATCGCCGGCGAGGCGATGGCGAACGCGAATCCTCAGATGACGGGCAGCACCGGCGGCTTCGCCATCGAGCCGCGCTCGACCACGCTCCCCGACCGCATCTGGTGGGGCGCAGGCACACGCGCCACGGCGGAGTGGACGGCGGAGCAGGGCATGAACCTGATGTCGTCGACGCTCCTCACCGAGGACACCGGGGTGCCGTTCGATCAGCTCCAGGCGGAGCAGATCACCCGGTTCCGCGAGACCTGGTCCGAGATGGGCTGGGAGCGGGAGCCGCGGGTGAGCGTGAGCCGCAGCATCATCCCGATCACCGACGAGCAGTCGCACCGGTACTTCGGCGCCCGCGCGCAGGTGGAGGGACGCGACCAGGTCGGGCACCTGGACGGCGGTCTCGCCCGGTTCGGCCGGTCGTACATCGGCGAACCGCAGAAGCTCGTCGCAGAGCTCGCGGAGGACGAGGCGCTGCGGATGGCGGACACCGTGCTCGTGACGGTGCCGAACCAGCTCGGCGTCGACTTCAACGCGCATCTGCTCTCGGACATCGTCGCGATCGGCCGCGAGCTGGGCTGGCGCGACTGA
- a CDS encoding VOC family protein, producing MQKVTTFLWYDDQAEQAAELYVSLLPNSRIVHVDRFGADDADPSAGTVVVTFELDGIEYQAMNAGPMFSFTEAVSISVLCEDQAEVDRLWEALTADGGEPSRCGWLKDRWGLSWQIVPKALIELQKDTDPARARRVNEAMMMMGKIDVAALYAAADAG from the coding sequence ATGCAGAAGGTGACGACATTCCTCTGGTACGACGACCAGGCCGAGCAGGCGGCGGAGCTGTACGTGTCGCTGCTCCCGAACTCCCGGATCGTGCACGTCGACCGGTTCGGCGCCGACGACGCGGATCCGTCCGCCGGGACCGTCGTGGTGACGTTCGAGCTGGACGGGATCGAGTACCAGGCGATGAACGCCGGACCGATGTTCTCGTTCACCGAGGCCGTCTCGATCTCGGTGCTCTGCGAGGATCAGGCGGAGGTGGACCGGCTGTGGGAGGCGCTCACGGCCGACGGCGGGGAGCCGAGCAGGTGCGGCTGGCTGAAGGACCGCTGGGGCCTCAGCTGGCAGATCGTGCCGAAGGCCCTGATCGAGCTCCAGAAGGACACCGACCCGGCCCGCGCCCGCCGCGTCAACGAGGCGATGATGATGATGGGCAAGATCGACGTCGCCGCGCTGTACGCGGCGGCCGACGCCGGCTGA
- a CDS encoding SGNH/GDSL hydrolase family protein, which translates to MLFSSYIAIGDSFTEGVGDDLPDGRVRGWADFVALGLAQASPSTVRYANLAVRGRKLGPIIQEQVEPALAQHPELVSLNGGGNDIMRPRVSIEGVAEALVAAADRVTAAGSTMLLLSGANPSRHLPMGGLIRRRGNELAVAVRAMLPRDGMVFVDNWADESLEDIRYWSEDRLHLNALGHARVASNVLTAFDVPVPAEWGVEEVAAAPRGEATRRTADYYRRFVLPWIGRRLTGRSSGDGRAAKIAELTPVDPASAHPL; encoded by the coding sequence GTGTTGTTCAGCAGCTACATCGCCATCGGAGACAGCTTCACGGAGGGGGTCGGCGACGACCTCCCGGACGGCCGCGTGCGCGGCTGGGCGGACTTCGTCGCCCTCGGACTCGCGCAGGCCTCGCCGTCGACCGTCCGCTACGCGAACCTCGCGGTGCGCGGCCGCAAGCTCGGTCCGATCATCCAGGAGCAGGTGGAGCCGGCGCTCGCGCAGCATCCCGAGCTCGTCAGCCTGAACGGCGGCGGCAACGACATCATGCGCCCGCGCGTCTCGATCGAGGGGGTGGCCGAGGCGCTCGTGGCCGCCGCCGACCGGGTGACCGCCGCGGGGAGCACCATGCTGCTGCTGAGCGGCGCCAATCCGAGCAGGCACCTCCCGATGGGCGGGCTGATCCGGCGCCGCGGCAACGAGCTGGCGGTCGCCGTCCGTGCGATGCTGCCGCGCGACGGGATGGTCTTCGTCGACAACTGGGCCGACGAATCGCTCGAGGACATCCGCTACTGGTCGGAGGACCGGCTGCACCTGAATGCGCTGGGCCACGCGCGGGTGGCGAGCAACGTCCTGACCGCGTTCGACGTGCCCGTCCCCGCCGAGTGGGGCGTCGAGGAGGTCGCCGCGGCGCCCCGGGGCGAGGCGACCCGCCGGACCGCGGACTACTACCGCCGCTTCGTGCTGCCGTGGATCGGCCGCCGTCTCACCGGCCGCTCCTCCGGCGACGGCCGCGCTGCCAAGATCGCCGAGCTCACTCCGGTCGACCCCGCCTCGGCCCACCCGCTCTGA
- a CDS encoding phosphoketolase family protein — MSDTTSTRPDHSVSEQDLDRIDAWWRAANYLSVGQIYLLDNPLLRRPLSRDDIKPRLLGHWGTTPGLNFIYAHLNRVIRERDLDTIFVAGPGHGGPGVVAGAYLDGTYSEIYSGIDQSEEGLRRLFRQFSFPGGIPSHAAPETPGSIHEGGELGYALSHAYGAAFDNPDLLVAAVVGDGEAETGPLATAWHSNKFLNPVTDGVVLPILHLNGYKIANPTVLARIPEEELFELMRGYGYTPHLVSGGFDGEDPRAVHERMAAELEIILDEIAGIKKAAAAGELTERPRWPMLILRTPKGWTCPAEIDGHPAEDNWRSHQVPLADARDTEAHTRLLESWLSSYRPEELFDEDGAPVDLVRGLAPAGERRMSANPVANGGLLRKDLRLPDFRDYAVDVPSPGETVAEASKVLGEWLRDVMRDNPDDFRLFAPDETASNRLQAVYDVTGKQWNAEYWPIDSDNHLVPSGRVMEMLSEHQCQGWLEGYLLSGRHGVITSYEAFIHIVDSMFNQHAKWLKTSRRIPWRRPVASLNYLLSSHVWRQDHNGASHQDPGFIDHVVNKKADVVRVYLPFDANTLLSTYDHCLRSVDYVNVVVAGKQPAPNWLTMEEAIAHCTRGIGIFDWAGTERDGEEPDVVLACAGDIPTLEVLAAAGILRDRLPDLKVRVVNVVDLMRLQSEGEHPHGMNDREYDALFTVDKPVIFAYHGYPWLIHRLTYRRAGHGNLHVRGYKEEGTTTTPFDMVMLNDLDRYHLVMDVLDRVPGLAAREARFRQEMQDARLRARQYTRERGEDIPEVAEWKWGGGARTTRIDTTGGDND, encoded by the coding sequence GTGAGCGACACGACGAGCACGCGCCCCGACCACTCCGTCTCCGAGCAGGATCTCGACCGCATCGACGCCTGGTGGCGCGCGGCGAACTACCTCTCGGTCGGCCAGATCTACCTCCTCGACAATCCGCTGCTGCGACGGCCGCTCTCCCGCGACGACATCAAGCCGCGGCTGCTCGGGCACTGGGGGACCACCCCCGGGCTGAACTTCATCTATGCGCACCTGAACCGCGTCATCCGCGAGCGCGACCTCGACACGATCTTCGTCGCAGGGCCCGGCCACGGCGGCCCCGGCGTGGTCGCGGGTGCCTACCTGGACGGCACGTACAGCGAGATCTACAGCGGCATCGACCAGAGCGAGGAGGGGCTGCGCCGGCTGTTCCGGCAGTTCTCCTTCCCCGGCGGCATCCCCTCGCACGCTGCGCCCGAGACGCCCGGCAGCATCCACGAGGGCGGCGAGCTCGGCTACGCGCTTTCGCACGCCTACGGGGCGGCGTTCGACAACCCGGACCTGTTGGTCGCCGCGGTGGTCGGGGACGGCGAGGCCGAGACCGGTCCCCTCGCGACGGCGTGGCACTCGAACAAGTTCCTGAACCCGGTGACCGACGGCGTCGTGCTGCCGATCCTGCATCTGAACGGGTACAAGATCGCGAACCCGACGGTGCTGGCGCGCATCCCAGAGGAGGAGCTCTTCGAGCTGATGCGCGGCTACGGCTACACGCCGCACCTGGTCTCGGGCGGCTTCGACGGCGAGGATCCTCGCGCGGTGCACGAACGGATGGCCGCCGAGCTCGAGATCATCCTGGACGAGATCGCCGGCATCAAGAAGGCCGCGGCGGCGGGCGAGCTCACCGAGCGGCCGCGCTGGCCGATGCTGATCCTGAGGACACCGAAGGGCTGGACGTGCCCCGCGGAGATCGACGGTCATCCCGCCGAGGACAACTGGCGCTCGCACCAGGTGCCGCTCGCGGACGCCCGCGACACGGAGGCGCACACCCGGCTGCTGGAGAGCTGGCTGAGCTCGTACCGGCCGGAGGAGCTGTTCGACGAGGACGGTGCGCCGGTCGACCTCGTCCGCGGGCTCGCGCCGGCCGGTGAGCGCCGGATGAGTGCGAACCCGGTGGCGAACGGCGGCCTTCTGCGCAAGGACCTGCGGCTGCCCGACTTCCGCGACTACGCGGTCGACGTGCCCTCGCCCGGGGAGACGGTGGCCGAGGCGAGCAAGGTGCTGGGGGAGTGGCTGCGGGATGTGATGCGCGACAACCCCGACGACTTCCGGCTGTTCGCGCCGGATGAGACCGCATCCAATCGGCTGCAGGCGGTGTACGACGTGACCGGCAAGCAGTGGAACGCCGAGTACTGGCCGATCGACTCCGACAACCACCTGGTGCCGAGCGGCCGGGTGATGGAGATGCTGAGCGAGCACCAGTGCCAAGGGTGGCTGGAGGGCTACCTCCTGAGCGGGCGGCACGGCGTCATCACCTCGTACGAGGCGTTCATCCACATCGTCGACTCGATGTTCAACCAACACGCCAAGTGGCTGAAGACGTCCCGGCGGATCCCATGGCGTCGCCCGGTGGCCTCGCTGAACTACCTGCTGAGCTCGCACGTGTGGCGCCAGGACCACAACGGCGCCTCCCACCAGGACCCCGGCTTCATCGACCACGTCGTCAACAAGAAGGCCGACGTCGTCCGGGTCTACCTGCCGTTCGACGCCAACACCCTGCTCTCCACCTACGACCACTGCCTGCGGTCGGTGGACTACGTGAACGTCGTGGTCGCCGGGAAGCAGCCGGCGCCGAACTGGCTGACGATGGAGGAGGCGATCGCGCACTGCACGCGCGGCATCGGCATCTTCGACTGGGCGGGCACCGAGCGGGACGGCGAGGAGCCGGACGTCGTGCTCGCGTGCGCTGGCGACATCCCGACCCTCGAGGTGCTTGCGGCGGCGGGCATCCTGCGCGACCGGCTGCCGGACCTGAAGGTGCGGGTCGTCAACGTGGTGGACCTCATGCGGCTGCAGAGCGAGGGCGAGCACCCGCACGGGATGAACGACCGCGAGTACGACGCCCTGTTCACGGTAGACAAGCCGGTGATCTTCGCGTACCACGGCTACCCGTGGCTCATCCATCGGCTCACCTATCGCCGCGCCGGCCACGGCAACCTGCACGTGCGCGGCTACAAGGAGGAGGGTACGACGACGACGCCGTTCGACATGGTGATGCTGAACGACCTCGATCGGTACCACCTGGTGATGGACGTGCTCGACCGGGTCCCCGGGCTCGCCGCCCGCGAGGCGCGGTTCCGGCAGGAGATGCAGGATGCGCGGCTGCGCGCCCGGCAGTACACGCGCGAGCGCGGCGAGGACATCCCCGAGGTCGCCGAGTGGAAGTGGGGAGGCGGCGCCCGCACCACCCGCATCGACACCACCGGCGGCGACAACGACTGA
- a CDS encoding GNAT family N-acetyltransferase, with protein sequence MTDDVVTRSVDASSWDALTTVFGTRGDPAGCWCQWFKLSRSDWDGTDRTQKAELLHAQADAGSPGVLAWLGDEPVGWAAVEPFSAYPSLARSPITRRTAEDPSDPWAVTCFVVRLEHRRKGVARALLRGALEHARERGATVIEGYPVDTGARPKLSAAERYHGTVSLFTSGGFEVVRRPSATRALMRRTLQPAG encoded by the coding sequence ATGACGGACGATGTTGTCACGCGCTCGGTCGACGCCTCCTCGTGGGATGCGCTCACGACGGTTTTCGGCACGAGGGGCGACCCGGCGGGATGCTGGTGCCAGTGGTTCAAGCTGAGCCGTTCCGACTGGGACGGCACCGACCGCACGCAGAAGGCAGAGCTGCTGCACGCCCAGGCCGACGCCGGCTCGCCGGGCGTGCTCGCCTGGCTCGGCGACGAACCCGTCGGCTGGGCGGCCGTCGAACCCTTCAGCGCGTACCCGAGCCTCGCGCGCTCACCGATCACCCGGCGCACCGCAGAGGACCCGTCAGACCCGTGGGCGGTCACCTGCTTCGTCGTTCGCCTGGAGCACCGGCGCAAGGGCGTCGCGCGCGCCCTGCTGCGCGGCGCACTGGAGCACGCCCGCGAGCGCGGCGCCACGGTGATCGAGGGCTATCCGGTGGACACCGGCGCACGCCCGAAGCTCTCCGCCGCCGAGCGGTACCACGGCACGGTCTCGCTCTTCACCTCCGGCGGCTTCGAGGTGGTCCGCCGCCCCAGCGCCACCCGCGCCCTCATGCGCCGCACCCTGCAGCCCGCGGGCTGA
- a CDS encoding ABC transporter permease, with amino-acid sequence MSSSEATVGTRLRRPSAGWDLLASELTVLFRRWRTWAMLGALAAVPILIAVAIKISGGRRGGPGFLEQISGNGLFVAFSALVVCVPLFLPLTIGVVAGDTIAGEASHGTLRYLVIAPAGRLRLLAVKYAGSAVFCVAAALTVGVAGAVIGAILFPIGPVTLLSGTTVGVGDALLRMLLIALYIVVSLLGMCAIGLFLSTLTDVPVGSMAATAVLAVVSQVLDQLPQLDAIHPWLFSHYWLGFADLLRDPIAWDSFASNAVLQAGYIAVFGALAVGRFLTKDILS; translated from the coding sequence ATGTCGAGCAGTGAGGCGACGGTCGGCACGCGCCTGCGGCGTCCCTCGGCGGGCTGGGACCTGCTCGCCTCCGAGCTGACTGTGCTGTTCCGGCGCTGGCGGACCTGGGCGATGCTCGGCGCGCTCGCGGCGGTGCCGATCCTGATCGCCGTCGCCATCAAGATCAGCGGCGGCCGGCGGGGAGGCCCCGGCTTCCTCGAGCAGATCAGCGGCAACGGCCTGTTCGTGGCGTTCAGCGCCCTCGTCGTCTGCGTCCCGCTGTTCCTGCCGCTGACGATCGGCGTGGTCGCCGGAGACACGATCGCGGGCGAGGCGAGCCACGGCACGCTGCGCTACCTGGTGATCGCCCCGGCGGGACGCCTCCGGCTGCTCGCGGTCAAGTACGCGGGCTCGGCGGTGTTCTGCGTCGCCGCCGCGCTCACGGTCGGCGTCGCCGGTGCGGTGATCGGCGCGATCCTGTTCCCGATCGGGCCGGTGACGCTGCTCTCCGGCACGACGGTCGGCGTGGGCGACGCGCTGCTCCGGATGCTGCTCATCGCGCTCTACATCGTCGTCTCGCTGCTCGGGATGTGCGCGATCGGGCTGTTCCTGTCGACGCTCACGGATGTGCCGGTCGGGTCGATGGCCGCGACCGCCGTCCTGGCGGTGGTCTCGCAGGTGCTCGACCAGCTGCCGCAGCTCGACGCCATCCACCCCTGGCTGTTCAGCCACTACTGGCTCGGCTTCGCCGACCTGCTGCGGGATCCGATCGCCTGGGACTCGTTCGCATCCAACGCGGTCCTGCAGGCGGGCTACATCGCCGTCTTCGGCGCCCTCGCCGTCGGCCGCTTCCTCACCAAGGACATCCTGTCCTGA
- a CDS encoding ABC transporter ATP-binding protein, which yields MSEPAAIATSGLTKRFRARAVVDGLDLAVPRGSVFGFLGPNGSGKTTTIRMLLGLISPSAGSIEVLGEPMPDRAAGVLPRVGALVEGPAFAPYLSGEANLRRRDTADRFAPRATRSARIETALERVGLSHAAGKHVRAYSLGMKQRLGIAGALLTDRDLLVLDEPTNGLDPQGTREVRTLIRSLADGGTTVFVSSHLLAEIEQVCTHAAIMRAGRLVAQGSLDELRSASGPRVEVLTPDRDAAAAVLARFGLRAQAGGDGVEAALTGRAPAAEELAAALVGDGVRLRGFAVRASSLEERFVELTGEGFDVEQ from the coding sequence GTGAGCGAGCCCGCCGCGATAGCGACGAGCGGCCTGACCAAGCGCTTCCGCGCCAGGGCGGTGGTCGACGGTCTCGACCTGGCGGTGCCACGCGGGTCGGTGTTCGGCTTCCTCGGTCCCAACGGTTCGGGCAAGACGACGACGATCCGGATGCTGCTCGGGCTCATCTCGCCGTCCGCCGGTTCGATCGAGGTGCTCGGCGAGCCGATGCCGGACCGGGCCGCCGGTGTCCTGCCCCGGGTGGGCGCGCTCGTGGAGGGTCCGGCGTTCGCGCCGTACCTGTCCGGCGAGGCGAACCTGCGCCGACGGGACACCGCCGACCGGTTCGCGCCGCGCGCCACCCGGTCGGCGCGGATCGAGACGGCGCTGGAGCGCGTCGGCCTCTCGCACGCGGCCGGCAAGCACGTGCGGGCGTACTCGCTCGGGATGAAACAGCGGCTCGGCATCGCCGGTGCCCTGCTCACCGACCGGGACCTGCTGGTGCTCGACGAGCCGACGAACGGCCTCGACCCGCAGGGCACCAGGGAGGTGCGGACGCTCATCCGTTCGCTCGCGGACGGCGGCACGACGGTGTTCGTGTCCAGCCACCTCCTCGCGGAGATCGAGCAGGTGTGCACGCACGCCGCGATCATGCGCGCCGGCCGGCTGGTCGCGCAAGGCTCGCTCGACGAGCTGCGCAGCGCGTCCGGTCCGCGCGTGGAGGTCCTCACGCCGGACCGGGACGCCGCCGCGGCCGTCCTCGCCCGCTTCGGCCTGCGGGCGCAGGCCGGCGGCGACGGCGTGGAGGCGGCGCTGACCGGGCGCGCTCCGGCGGCGGAGGAGCTCGCGGCGGCGCTTGTCGGCGACGGGGTGCGGCTGCGCGGCTTCGCGGTGCGCGCATCCAGCCTGGAGGAGCGCTTCGTGGAACTGACCGGGGAGGGCTTCGATGTCGAGCAGTGA
- a CDS encoding DUF2092 domain-containing protein translates to MKHRWVRWLPAVAVPAAIAAGAIVAPLAAGAADLPEKTPADVLKLVAASDTRAFSGTVEQSSDLGLPSLPKTSGSSEDSSAASTLELLMGDHTAKVYVDGPKKVRVQLLDQLAERDAIRNGSDVWLYDSTGEKATHVTLPARDASTARPDATATTPSALAQRFLAAVDPSTSVTLGANTNVAGRDAYELVLTPKTAATLVGSVSIAVDGTTGIPLRVQVTARGASDPSFQAGFTSFSDQAPASSVFAFTPPKGATVTEQTPKADARPEKGTHPKPAVTGEGWATIVSLPAGSAPASLTADPLVARLTQPVDGGRALSTSLVSVLVTADGRVLAGAVPVSALQSAAR, encoded by the coding sequence ATGAAGCACCGCTGGGTCCGTTGGCTGCCTGCCGTGGCCGTCCCCGCCGCGATCGCCGCAGGCGCGATCGTCGCACCGCTCGCCGCGGGCGCCGCCGACCTGCCGGAGAAGACGCCCGCCGACGTGCTGAAGCTGGTCGCGGCCAGTGACACGCGTGCGTTCTCGGGAACCGTCGAGCAGAGCTCCGACCTCGGCCTGCCCAGCCTGCCGAAGACCTCCGGTTCGTCGGAGGACTCCAGCGCCGCGAGCACGCTCGAGCTGCTGATGGGCGACCACACTGCCAAGGTCTACGTCGACGGCCCGAAGAAGGTCAGGGTGCAGCTGCTCGACCAGCTCGCCGAGCGGGACGCGATCCGCAACGGCAGCGACGTCTGGCTCTACGACTCGACGGGCGAGAAGGCGACGCATGTCACCCTCCCCGCGCGCGACGCCTCCACCGCCCGACCCGACGCCACGGCCACCACGCCGTCCGCGCTCGCGCAGCGGTTCCTCGCCGCCGTCGACCCGAGCACCTCGGTCACCCTCGGTGCGAACACGAACGTCGCCGGGCGCGACGCGTACGAACTCGTGCTGACGCCGAAGACCGCGGCGACCCTGGTCGGCTCGGTGTCCATCGCCGTCGACGGGACGACCGGCATCCCGCTGCGCGTGCAGGTCACCGCCCGGGGCGCCTCCGATCCGTCGTTCCAGGCGGGGTTCACCTCGTTCAGCGATCAGGCGCCGGCATCGTCGGTGTTCGCCTTCACGCCGCCGAAGGGCGCGACCGTGACGGAGCAGACGCCGAAGGCGGACGCGCGCCCGGAGAAGGGTACACACCCGAAGCCCGCCGTGACCGGTGAAGGCTGGGCGACCATCGTCTCGCTGCCCGCCGGTTCGGCGCCCGCGTCCCTCACCGCCGACCCGCTGGTCGCCCGGCTGACACAGCCCGTGGACGGCGGCCGCGCCCTCTCGACCTCGCTGGTCTCCGTGCTCGTCACCGCCGACGGCCGCGTGCTCGCCGGCGCCGTCCCCGTCTCCGCGCTGCAGTCCGCCGCCCGGTGA
- the pyk gene encoding pyruvate kinase, with protein MRRAKIVATLGPATSSYDNIRAIIDAGVDVARMNLSHGSYEVHEGVYANVRKAAEDAGKPVAVLVDLQGPKIRLGKFEAGPYDLAEGDIFKITTDDIIGTREISSTTFKGLPQDVKPGDFLLIDDGKVRVKVIETDGTVVTTQVVVAGPVSNNKGINLPGVAVNVPALSDKDEADLRWGLKLGADIIALSFVRNAADIQRVHEIMAEVGRRVPVVAKIEKPQAVDALEEIIEAFDAIMVARGDLGVELPLEAVPIVQKRAVELARRAAKPVIVATQMLESMISSPVPTRAETSDVANAVLDGADAVMLSGETSVGEYPTVTVSTMAKIVTSTEEHGLERIPPLGTKPRTQSGAITLAATEVADFVEAKYLCVFTESGESARRMARLRNKIPILAFTPEESTRRKMSLYWGVESFVVDRVTHTDQMVAQVDEALKSTGRAENGDKVIIISGSPPGIPGTTNDIRVHKVGDVL; from the coding sequence ATGAGAAGGGCGAAAATCGTCGCGACCCTCGGGCCGGCGACGTCCAGCTACGACAACATCCGCGCGATCATCGACGCGGGTGTAGACGTGGCCAGGATGAATCTGAGCCACGGCAGCTACGAGGTGCACGAGGGGGTCTACGCGAACGTGCGGAAGGCCGCCGAGGACGCCGGGAAGCCGGTCGCGGTCCTCGTCGACCTCCAGGGTCCGAAGATCCGCCTCGGCAAGTTCGAGGCCGGTCCCTACGACCTCGCCGAGGGTGACATCTTCAAGATCACCACCGACGACATCATCGGCACCAGGGAGATCTCCTCGACCACGTTCAAGGGCCTGCCCCAGGACGTGAAGCCGGGCGACTTCCTGCTGATCGACGACGGTAAGGTGCGCGTGAAGGTCATCGAGACCGACGGCACGGTCGTCACGACCCAGGTCGTCGTCGCCGGTCCGGTGTCCAACAACAAGGGCATCAACCTGCCGGGCGTCGCGGTCAACGTGCCCGCCCTCTCCGACAAGGACGAGGCGGACCTGCGCTGGGGCCTCAAGCTGGGCGCCGACATCATCGCCCTGTCGTTCGTGCGCAACGCCGCGGACATCCAGCGCGTGCACGAGATCATGGCCGAGGTCGGGCGCCGCGTGCCCGTCGTCGCCAAGATCGAGAAGCCGCAGGCGGTCGACGCGCTCGAGGAGATCATCGAGGCCTTCGACGCGATCATGGTCGCCCGTGGCGACCTCGGCGTCGAGCTGCCGCTGGAGGCGGTCCCGATCGTGCAGAAGCGCGCGGTCGAGCTCGCCCGCCGTGCGGCGAAGCCGGTCATCGTCGCCACGCAGATGCTGGAGTCGATGATCTCGAGCCCGGTCCCGACCCGCGCCGAGACCTCCGACGTCGCGAACGCGGTGCTGGACGGCGCGGACGCGGTCATGCTCTCCGGAGAGACGAGCGTCGGCGAGTACCCGACCGTCACGGTCTCCACGATGGCGAAGATCGTCACGTCGACCGAGGAGCACGGTCTCGAGCGCATCCCACCGCTCGGCACCAAGCCGCGCACCCAGTCCGGCGCGATCACGCTGGCCGCCACCGAGGTCGCCGACTTCGTTGAGGCCAAGTACCTCTGCGTGTTCACCGAGTCCGGCGAGTCCGCCCGCCGCATGGCGCGGCTGCGCAACAAGATCCCGATCCTGGCGTTCACGCCGGAGGAGTCGACCCGCCGCAAGATGTCGCTGTACTGGGGCGTCGAGTCGTTCGTCGTCGACCGCGTCACCCACACCGACCAGATGGTCGCCCAGGTGGACGAGGCGCTCAAGTCGACCGGACGCGCCGAGAACGGCGACAAGGTCATCATCATCTCCGGCTCCCCTCCCGGGATCCCCGGCACCACCAACGACATCCGCGTCCACAAGGTGGGCGACGTCCTCTAG